A part of Larimichthys crocea isolate SSNF chromosome VII, L_crocea_2.0, whole genome shotgun sequence genomic DNA contains:
- the LOC104936730 gene encoding olfactory receptor 11A1-like — MINSTHVSYFMLSFFFDTGLLKYLFFFILMSLYIVIISANLFLIVVICMNRSLHEPMYIFLCSLFMNELYGSTALFPFLLIQILSDIHTVSVPFCFLQIFCVYYYGNVEFFNLAVMSYDRYLAICHPLHYNTLMTFNKVSMLIVLTWLLPFLVVVCTTRLSGTLQLCGNIINKVYCDNYSIVKLACSDTTVINIYGLIITCVVVFSPLILILHTYIKILKVCFSGSKQTRQKAVSTCTPHLASLLNFFFGSFFEIMQSRFDMTNVPNILRIFLSLYWLTCQPLFNPVLYGLKMCKIRTICKSLFGCKASKRLDLQ, encoded by the coding sequence ATGATAAACTCTacacatgtttcatatttcatgctGTCATTCTTCTTTGACACTGGGcttttaaaatatctgtttttttttattttgatgtctttatatattgttattatcagtGCCAATCTTTTCCTCATTGTGGTTATCtgcatgaacagaagtttacatgaacctatgtacatctttctgtgcagcctgtttatgaatgaactgtatGGTAGTACAGCGTTGTTTCCATTccttctgattcagattctctctgacattcacactgtctctgttcctttttgtttcctgcagattttctgtgtttattattatggaAATGTAGAATTTTTTAATTTAGCCGTCATGTCTTATGACAGATATCTTGCAATCTGTCATCCTCTACACTACAACACACTTATGACCTTTAACAAGGTTTCCATGCTTATTGTTCTAACATGGTTATTGCCTTTTCTTGTAGTTGTTTGTACAACACGTTTGAGTGGCACATTACAGCTGTGTGGGAACATCATTAACAAAGTTTACTGTGACAATTACTCTATTGTCAAACTGGCCTGCTCTGACACCACAGTCATTAACATCTATGGGCTGATTATCACTTGTGTTGTAGTATTTAGTCCTCTCATTTTAATTCTCCACACGTATATAAAGATCCttaaagtctgtttctctggttctaaacagaccagacagaaagCTGTCAGTACCTGCACACCTCACCTCGCTTCTCtgctcaactttttttttggtagttTCTTTGAAATCATGCAGAGCAGATTTGACATGACCAATGTGCCCAATATATTGAGAATTTTCTTGTCATTATACTGGCTTACATGCCAGCCTCTCTTTAACCCTGTACTATATGGACTGAAGATGTGTAAGATCCGTACCATATGTAAAAGTTTGTTTGGTTGTAAAGCATCCAAAAGACTTGACTTACAGTAA
- the LOC104936731 gene encoding olfactory receptor 2G6-like yields the protein MITINSTQVSYFTLGAYFDTELFKYLLFVIIVIFYILILCANVFLIVVICMNRSLHEPMYIFLCSLFMNELYGSTGLFPFLLIQILSDIHTVSASFCFLQIFCIYSYGSVEFTNLAVMSYDRYLSICCPLQYNVHMTSNKVAMLIAVIWLPPFCAVFVTTSLTASLQLCGNIINKVYCDNYSIIKLACSDTRINNVYELIAASLTVCVPVSVIFYTYIKILKVCFSGSKQTRQKAVSTCTPHLASLLNFSFGVSFEVLQNRFNMTSVPNMLRIFLSLYFLTSPPLFNPVMYGLNMSKIRNMCKSLILSSVEKSANIFVQLE from the coding sequence ATGATCACGATAAACTCCACTCAGGTTTCATATTTCACACTTGGTGCCTACTTTGACACTGagttgtttaaatatttattgtttgtgattattgtaattttttatattttaattctgTGTGCCAATGTTTTCCTCATTGTGGTTATCtgcatgaacagaagtttacatgaacctatgtacatctttctgtgcagcctgtttatgaatgaactgtatGGTAGTACAGGGTTGTTTCCATTccttctgattcagattctctctgacattcacactgtttctgcttcattttgtttcctgcagattttctgtatttattcttaTGGAAGTGTCGAGTTTACTAACCTAGCTGTCATGTCTTATGACAGATATCTTTCTATCTGTTGCCCTCTACAGTATAACGTACACATGACATCTAACAAGGTTGCCATGCTTATTGCTGTCATATGGTTACCTcctttctgtgctgtttttgtcacaACATCCTTGACTGCCTCTTTACAGCTGTGTGGGAACATCATTAATAAAGTGTACTGTGACAATTACTCTATCATCAAACTGGCCTGCTCTGACACCAGAATAAATAATGTCTATGAACTTATTGCTGCTTCTCTCACAGTCTGTGTTCCAGTATCTGTAATCTTCTACACGTATATAAAGATCCttaaagtctgtttctctggttctaaacagaccagacagaaagCTGTCAGTACCTGCACACCTCACCTCGCTTCTCTGCTCAACTTCTCTTTTGGGGTTTCCTTTGAAGTATTACAGAATAGGTTTAACATGACCAGTGTACCCAATATGTTGCGTATATTCTTATCATTATACTTTCTGACATCCCCACCACTCTTTAACCCTGTAATGTACGGCCTGAACATGTCCAAAATACGTAACATGTGTAAAAGTCTGATTTTAAGTTCTGTTGAAAAGTCAGCCAACATCTTTGTTCAGCTTGAGTAA
- the LOC113746144 gene encoding olfactory receptor 10A6-like, with protein MLNSTSFFNHVSYFTLAAYFDIGLMKYLVFMVLMSLYIVIISANVLLIVVICMNRSLHEPMYIFLCSLFMNELYGSTGLFPFLLIQILSDIHTVSASFCFLQVFCIYTYAGVEFVNLAVMSYDRYLAICHPLHYNTCMTFKKVAMLTALTWLLPFLLVVCTTRLSGTLQLCGNIINKVYCDNYSIVKLACSDTTVINIYGLISTSLALFGPLILILYTYIKILKVCFSGSKQTRQKAVSTCTPHLASLLNFSVGACFEVLQNRFNMNNVPNILRIFLSLYWLTCQPLFNPVLYGLKMCKIRTICKSLFGCRV; from the coding sequence ATGTTAAACTCTACAAGTTTCTTTaatcatgtttcatatttcacactTGCTGCATATTTTGACATCGGTCTtatgaaatatttagttttcatgGTGTTGATGtctttatatattgttattatcagtGCCAATGTCTTACTCATTGTGGTTATCtgcatgaacagaagtttacatgaacctatgtacatctttctgtgcagcctgtttatgaatgaactgtatGGTAGTACAGGGTTGTTTCCATTccttctgattcagattctctctgacattcacactgtttctgcttcattttgtttcctgcagGTTTTCTGTATTTACACTTATGCAGGTGTAGAATTTGTGAATTTAGCCGTTATGTCTTATGACAGATATCTTGCCATCTGTCATCCTCTACATTATAACACAtgtatgacatttaaaaaggttGCCATGCTCACTGCTCTAACATGGTTATTGCCTTTTCTTCTAGTTGTTTGTACAACACGTTTGAGTGGCACATTACAGCTGTGTGGGAACATCATTAACAAAGTTTACTGTGACAATTACTCTATTGTCAAACTGGCCTGCTCTGACACCACAGTCATTAACATCTATGGGCTGATTAGCACTTCTCTTGCATTATTCGGGCCTCTCATTTTAATTCTCTACACGTACATAAAGATCCttaaagtctgtttctctggttctaaacagaccagacagaaagCTGTCAGTACCTGCACACCTCACCTCGCTTCTCTGCTCAACTTCTCTGTTGGAGCTTGCTTTGAAGTCTTACAAAATAGATTTAACATGAACAATGTGCCCAATATATTGAGAATTTTCTTGTCATTATACTGGCTTACATGCCAGCCTCTCTTTAACCCTGTACTATATGGACTGAAGATGTGTAAGATCCGTACCATATGTAAAAGTTTGTTTGGTTGTAGAGTGTAG
- the LOC104938052 gene encoding olfactory receptor 2A14-like: PFLLIQILSDIHTISASFCYLQIFCLYTYANVEFCNLAVMSYDRYLAICCPLQYNTHMTSNKAFIFIAVVWLYSFVKFMITLSLNIHLTLCGNIIKSFYCNNHLIVKLACSDTKVNNIYGLFATAVSILVPLLPILFSYMTILKICFSGSRQTRQKAVSTCTPQLTSLINFSFGCYFEILQTRFEMNNVPRELRIILSAYSSVLQPILNPVMFGMQMSKIRNTFKGLFCCKMFTGHRDSM; this comes from the coding sequence ccattccttctgattcagattctctctgacattcacactatttctgcttcattttgttatctgcagattttctgtttgtacaCTTATGCAAACGTGGAGTTTTGTAATTTAGCCGTCATGTCTTATGACAGATATCTTGCCATCTGTTGTCCTCTACAATATAACACACATATGACATCTAACAAGGCCTTTATCTTTATTGCTGTGGTATGGTTGTATTCTTTTGTTAAATTCATGATAACTTTATCTTTAAACATCCACCTGACACTTTGTGGAAACATCATAAAGAGTTTTTATTGTAATAACCACCTGATTGTAAAGTTGGCATGCTCTGACACCAAAGTGAACAACATTTATGGACTTTTCGCCACCGCTGTCTCCATCTTAGTTCCTCTGCTTCCAATCCTTTTTTCTTACATGACAATTCTTAAAATTTGTTTCTCTGGTTCCAGACAGACGAGACAGAAAGCTGTCAGTACCTGCACACCTCAACTCACTTCTCTCATTAACTTTTCTTTTGGGTGTTACTTTGAAATACTTCAAACTAGATTTGAAATGAACAATGTTCCCCGTGAGCTGCGAATAATTCTGTCAGCATATTCCTCAGTACTGCAACCAATTTTGAATCCTGTCATGTTTGGCATGCAAATGTCCAAAATCcgaaacacatttaaaggtcTGTTCTGTTGTAAAATGTTCACTGGTCACAGAGATTCGATGTAA